The window GAAGCTGCAAATTTCCACGTTACATCGCAGATTCTGACCGGGAAGTACTCAGATCCTCCGTTCGTCGACAAGATGCCATTCCTTATAAAACCGAGGTTCTAATGAGCGGGTATTTATTCCCACAACTGAATTAGTAAACCAATGTAATGTTGTATTGACCACAACAGatgtattatttatcacatgtcAATAATCACATATAGCTTCTTTTTTCATTAGTTTAAATCATGTTCTTCCCTGTTCTCTCTGTATGCAAAATTACTCGAAATTTCGTTGTAGCATGCAAGTTTTTGCTTCACATTTTGCAAGCAATTGAAGCTACTAAAGAATCTTGGCAAGAAAGAGTAGATTTGCATCCAGATTAATCACCAGTAATCACATTATCCAGTTGAGCTATCGTAAGAAGAATTAATACGTCCTGTTTGGGTGAGATTTTCTTTTTCCCAATCCTGCGGGAACTGAAGTGTGTGCTCTGTAAAATTTCCTAGTTCCAAACAGGCAAACATTGCACACGAGCGCGGGTGCGCTTGCATTGATCTCTCTCTGTTCACTTCTAAAATTCGAGCAGAAAACTGGGGGAATATCAAAAATTACTGTACTGTACACTGCACGCTGCTGGATCACTTCTTGGAGATGTAGGCGTAGTACTGCGCCATGGGCACGACGAAGGCGATGACGAGCAGGCCGCCCACGACGAGCGTGAACTGGCCGCGCTTCTCTTCCGTCTCCTCCTTGCTCTTGAAGTTGGACTCCCGCTTGCTCTCCTGGAACGCCGGCCCGCCCGGGTCCGGCAGCCCGTcgatcgccgccaccagccgctTCGCCGTCGAGAAGATGGCCTCGTTGTACTTCTCGTCCGTCGCCAGCACTGCAATGCATGCGAGCATATCAAACGCTCATGCTCCGTCGCGGCCGTAGTGATGAACATCGTAGCATTTGACGGCCATTAGGGGCAAGGGGAAGGTAATTACGTACCTGGGAGGTTCTCGGAGACGGTGGCGTCGAGGATGGCGTCGCCGACGGCCTGCACGAAGGCCGGGCCGCCGGTGATGGCGCCCTCCTTCTGGCTGGTGACCAGCACCACGATCCCCTTGTTGCTGCCGTCCTCCACCGTCGGGTACCACTTCTCCAGCACTTGGTCCGCGTACTCGAACGCGTCGGCTTTGCTCTGCACAGATACACGTACCCAATGCGAGAGCATGAGTGAGCTAGCTTAGCcggccgccggcgacgagctgctTACTGATCGAGACCAGACAGTACACGTACCGTGAGCTTGCGGACGGTGACGAAGTTGATCCGGATGTTCTTGCGGGCCTCGAGGTCGCGGGCGAGGCGCTTCACGTCGGACTTGGTCACGCGGCTGAGCACGCCGGCGTCGTCCACCACGTACGTGTCTGCCGGCGGCCCGTCGTTGAGCACGTCGAACTCCGACGCCGCGgccggcgcgggcgcgggcgacAGGGTGAGGGCCAGGGACAGCGCCGCGGCGGCGAGGCCGTGGTGCAAGAACGACGCCCAGCtcccgacgccgccgtcgccgtctcCGCGCCAGGCGACGCCCGCCTGCGCCTGCGCCTGCTTCTTGAGCGAGCAGGAGACGGCGGGCCTGCTGCAGGGGACGGCGGCGGGGGCCGCTGGCTTCCTGGAGACCCGGAGCGGGCCGAGCAATGCGGAGGGGGAGAGGAGGGTCTCCATGGCCGCGGACGCGGAGCGGGAGGTTTTGGGGGTTGTGCGGGGCTGAGATCACGCCGGAGTTGCTCTGCCGCGTCCATTTTGTTTGTGCGAGCGGCGTCACTCGAGTCGGATCGTGATTGGGTGGCTGGGATTCCGGAGCCGGAtaaggcgggcgccagcgtggaCGCCCGGACATGTCTGTCCCTATCACGATGCGATGGAGTTCGCAGTTTGCGTAGCTATGGGTTTTCTCTGCTGTTTGTGTCTACAGACTAGAGAGATGGTGAACGGAAATGAAAAGATCCAAAGATAACCAATAACCAATAAGCAAAGAAGCGACGCAAATGCGAGCAGCAAACAGAGACTAAAGATTTGAGTTAGGGCCGCTCAGCACAGAGAAGCTAGCAGAACAGACCTGCTTCGATTGATCATCGATCGACACCTCCAGGAGGCATCACCACATCAGTCAAGCCTCACCATCGATATCCTCGTTATTTTCTCCAGTCGCAGGGGAGCAAACGCATCTCCCTGCGCTCCATCGgcgtaagagcatctccaacacaCGTGATATATAAACGCCGCCCTGAAAAATTAATGGTTTTACGCACGCTACCACTCCGGGCGCTTCAGTGGAGGCGCAAAAACCGCGCGTGCGGCATAACTAGTTCAGCGCGCGGGTCAAAATGCCATCGCCGCTGTTTATTTGCTGCGCGCGCTCCCGCGCGCTGGACACTCGAGCGCCCGCTCACAACTTCCACCTACCCCATTCAgccgctcccgccgccgccgcccgcgccatcCCATTCTTTCGGCAACCGTTCCGGCGCTTTCTCGGCCTatccccgcgccgccgctgcttcCTCCGTTTCCCTCTAGTCACCGCCGCCCCTCGCGCGCGGCAGTCCTTCGACAACAGTGCCCGGCCGTCCACTGCCGCTCGGCGCCcgcaaggtgttcgacagaaCGCTTGCAAGGTATGTATTGCTTCAACTTCACATTTTTTACATGAATTTGGTGCATGTTGTTTGTAGTTTTTATAGCCTATTTTAAATTGAACATTGTAGATGAGTTCGTCATATGATTCTTCCTAAGAAGAATTTGATATGGAAGAAGAGGAGGATCTTGCAATGATCCTAGCTATGCACATCAATAAAAAACCGAAGCACAGTGGTTCGGTTATGGGTCGGCAGAAAATTTGGAGGCATAGGATCGATGCCCACAACAGATTGATCAGGCACTATTTTGCGGATAATCCCGTGTACCCCCAGTCGTACTTCCGGCGCCGGCTTAGGATGAGCACCGAGTTGTTCAGACGCATTGCAGAGAAACTAGCGAGCCATGACCGGTTTTTTCAGCAAAGTTGGAATGCCGCCGGAGAGCTCGGGCATAGCACCTTTCAGAAGGTGACAACCGCTTTGCGTATGTTGTCATACGGTATCCCAGCTGATCTAGTTGATGATCACTTGGCCATGGGTGAGAGTCAAGCCATCATGTGTGTCAAGCGCTTCGCAGTCGGAATTATGCAAGTGTTTGGCTAGGAATATTTGAGATCTCCCAATGCTGAAGACGCCGCAAGGCTATTGGAAATGAACAAAGCTCGCGGCTTCCCAGCTATGCTTGGCTCAATAGATTGCATGCATTGTAGTTGGAAGAATTGTCCTAAGGCATGGCATGGCCAATTCCATGGCCAAAAAAAAGGTTCCACTATAATCCTTGAAGCGATCAAGAGACTTGGATTTGGCATGCTTTTTATGGAATGCCTGGATCTTTGAATGACATCAACGTTGTTAATCGGTCACCACTGATGAATAAGATTGCAAATGGTGAACTGCCACCGGTGCAGTTTGTAGCAAATGACCGTACATACAACTATGGCTACTATCTTGCAGATGACATCTACCCGAAGTGGCAAACATTTGTGAAGCCATTGAAAAAACCGGAAGGTAAGATAAATCTTGATTTCCACAATGTTCAAGCGGCGGTGAAAAATAGACGATCAACGCGCTGCAAACGCTTTTTTAGCACGCCGCGCGTTGGGCAGCGAAGATGCTCAAGGAGCACAGGACACTGTCACGGCCACGCCTACACCCGGACGATTTTTTTTTTACTATATGTCGCTTGTAGCGACCCCGAAGGGAGCTCTTGCCTCCAGAGCCGGCCCAGCAcatgtttttctttttttattacTTTTATTTAGTTATATTTATAAAATTGACACTATTTTGCTTAGATTTAAACACATTCACAGCGCGTTTAGAAAATGTTTATACAATGGGTGTGGCTAGGTCTTAGTTGAGGAGACTTAACCATGTCTCAGTCAAGTGACATAgtataagaagaagaaaaattaaACTGAAAAGAAAGAAAATGTGTACGAATCTTCATGCAAGATCAAAGAAATATACCATCGACTGAGACATACCGAAGTCGAAGTCGACTAAGACTTAGCAAAACTGTTATACAATATAAAAGAACGTTCACATAATTAAAAAAAGTGTGACATTTAAAAAATGCTCAcatgtttcaaaaaatgtttgtgtcATTTTAAAGAAAACTCTCTATACAGTGCGAAAAAAGTTCATGTGCTTCAAGAAAAACGTTTCTTATCATTCAAAAAATGTATGTGACATTTCAAAAAAGTTAACAtgtttaaaaaataaatgtatcaTGACATTTAAAAAATGTGTTTATACAATGTAAAGAAATATGTTTGTGTAGTACAAAAAACATTTAAGTACCATTCAGGAAACTGTGCTTGACATTTTAAAGAAATATTCACGTATTGCAAAACAATGTTCTTGACATTTTAGAAAAAAATTACTATGAAATGTTCTAATAGTTTAAAgacatgtttcatgctattaaAAAAAGTTCGCCATGTATTTGATTAATATGCATTTGAATTTTTTTCCAAAACAAGTACATTTGAAAAGAAATATACatcatgtattaaaaatgttCTATGTATACCAGAAAAATGTTTCACATATATACTAAAAATATACAATGTGTAGTAAAACAAGAACTGTGTTGAAAAAaaaacaagaaaagaagaaaactAGTCAAGAAACATAGAAAAATGAAGAAAATCATTGAAGGAAAAAGAAAATTCGATAAGAAAAAAACATagaggaaaaataaaaaaactcgAGCCACATGCGCTACAGTAGTGGTCGACCCACTCCCTCAGTGatggggaacgttgcatgaaaatcaaaaaaattcctacaaaacacccaagatccaatctagaagatgtatagctacgagaggggagtgtgtctacatacccttgtagaccgaaagcgttaGCGTcataacgcagttgatgtagtcgtactcttcaCGATCCAATCCGATCTAGTGCTGAACGGACGACActtccgagtttagcacacgtacGGCTCGGCGACGTcctcaccttcttgatccagcaagggagggAGAGGAGGTAGATGAGATCTGAACCAACATGACgtcgtggtggtggtggtggtaacGGAATttcggcagggcttcaccaagcgcgTACCGATGAAACGTGTGAGGAGTTAGCAGAGGTAACAGGCAAAGGTCGAAGGGGGGCTGCCCCAACGTCTCCCCACCTTTATATAGGCGTGGAGGGGGCTGGTGGCTTGCCCTCCAAGGCCCTAGGGTCGTTGGTCAAAGGGGGAGGAAGGAAATCCCTCCTTTCCTTCCCCACGGATCGCTATCCCCCTTTTAGGGATtctgatcttatcccttcgggatatgatacTATTCCTTTTAAGGGAGGATCTTGGTGCGTCTAGACCAGGGTTGTGAGGACAttccccactacccacgttcatgtgggtcctcCCATGCAGGTGGtccttgatacgtccattttgcatattgcttttatattgatatttattgcattatgggctgttattacatgttaTGGCACAATACTTATACCTTTTCTCTCTTATtctacaaggtttacatgaagaggaagaatgccgacagctggaattctggactggaaaaggagcaaatgtttgaaggaaatatgccctagaggcaataataaagttattatttatttcctcatatcatgataaatgtttattattcatgctagaattgtattagccggaaacatgatacatgtgtaaatacatagacaaacagagtgtcactagtatgcctctacttgactagctcgttgatcaaagatggttatgtttcctagccatagacatgagttgtcatttgattaacgggatcacatcattaggagaatgatgtgattgacttgacccattccgttagcttagcacttgatcctttagtatgttgctattgctttcttcatgacttatacatgttcctatgactatgagattatgcaactcccgtttaccggaggaacactttgtgtgctaccaaacgtcacaacgtaactgggtg is drawn from Aegilops tauschii subsp. strangulata cultivar AL8/78 chromosome 1, Aet v6.0, whole genome shotgun sequence and contains these coding sequences:
- the LOC109756243 gene encoding UPF0603 protein OsI_019212, chloroplastic; amino-acid sequence: METLLSPSALLGPLRVSRKPAAPAAVPCSRPAVSCSLKKQAQAQAGVAWRGDGDGGVGSWASFLHHGLAAAALSLALTLSPAPAPAAASEFDVLNDGPPADTYVVDDAGVLSRVTKSDVKRLARDLEARKNIRINFVTVRKLTSKADAFEYADQVLEKWYPTVEDGSNKGIVVLVTSQKEGAITGGPAFVQAVGDAILDATVSENLPVLATDEKYNEAIFSTAKRLVAAIDGLPDPGGPAFQESKRESNFKSKEETEEKRGQFTLVVGGLLVIAFVVPMAQYYAYISKK